Below is a genomic region from Brachyspira sp. SAP_772.
CATTAATTTTACACATTTGTATTATCAGCATTATCATAGGCTTCTAATATTTTAGAAACTAACCTATGCCTTATCACATCTTTTTTATCRAAATGATGAAAAGCTATGCCTTCTATATTTTTTAATATTTTAATAGAATGCTCCAAACCAGATTTTACATTCTTAGGCAAATCACTTTGAGTAATATCCCCAGTAATAACAGCCTTAGACTTTTCACCAATCCTACTTAAAAACATCTTCATCTGAGCAACTGTAGTGTTCTGTGCCTCATCAAGTATTATAAAAGCCCTGCTTAAAGTTCTTCCTCTCATATAAGCTAA
It encodes:
- a CDS encoding PhoH family protein, with translation LAYMRGRTLSRAFIILDEAQNTTVAQMKMFLSRIGEKSKAVITGDITQSDLPKNVKSGLEHSIKILKNIEGIAFHHFDKKDVIRHRLVSKILEAYDNADNTNV